A stretch of DNA from Micromonospora sp. WMMD1155:
GACGGGACCTCCCCGCCGATGACGACGAGTGAGGGAGGCACCGCGCTGCCGAGCAGGCCGGCTTCGACCAACACCGCCATGAGGCGTGGCGTGGTCTCGTAGAAGGTCAGGGCCGTCGCCGGGTCCTCGTTGAGTTCCACTAGAGCCGAGGGCGAGCCGCGCTGTTGGTCCGAGAGCAGGACGAGCGTGTTGCCAAGCGCGAAGCTGGCGAGCAGATGACTCAGGAAGATGTCGAACGACACTGCCGCGACCCCGGCGACGCGGTGCGGGCGGCCCGCGTCGTGCATCCGGAGCAGCGGGCCGAGCTGGTGCTCGACATGATCCGCCAGGTTCGCGTGAGTGAGCACCACTCCCTTCGGGGCACCGGAGCTACCCGAAGTGAAGATCACCATCGCGGCGTCGTCGAGTTTCTGGGCCGGCAGCCGCCCGGGTGCCGTGGGACCGTCCCGAAGGTCGACGAGCCGGACACCGGTGGCGGCAACCTCCGCCGCAACGGTGGGGCCGTCCTGCACCAGGAACTGCGCGCCGGCACGGGCCAGCAACTCCGCCCGGCGCCGCGGCGGCTCCGCAGGCTCCAGCAACAGCGCCGCGGCGCCGCTCAGCCAGATCGCCATGACTGCGAGCGGAAGCTCTACATCCCGTTGCAGACAGACCCCGACCACGGCGCCGGGGCCGGCACCGGCGCCGCGCAGCGTGGCCGCCCGAGCACGGGCCAACCGGTGGAATTCGGCATACGTCACCGCGGACGTGCGGGTCTCCACCGCCGTGCGCTCGGGGAACCTCTCGACGAGGTCTCCGAACCGGGCCGGCACGGTAGCGAGAGACGAGCGACCGGACTCGACCGGCGCGGGTACGGCGGCCTGCCTTTCCGGGGTGACGTCGGAGTCCCTGTGCGGGGCCTCGGCGAGGTCGCCGGCCCCGGCCGAGCACAGGTGGGCAAGCGCCCGCCGGAAGAGCCCAGCGAGCGTGCGGATCGGAGTGGCCTCCAGGAGCAGCGGGTTGTAGGTCAGGTCGCATCGATAACCGTGGCCCTGCCGGGCCACGTTGAGTGACAGGTCGAAGCCGGTGGCGTCCCAGCCGAACTCGGCCGGTCGAGCGCTGAGCCCGCTGAACCGCCAGTCCCCGCTGAACTCCGTGCGGTTGTAGAACATCGCGACCTGCAGAGCGGGAACCGCTGTCGGCAGTTGCGAGAGGCGGGCAACCGACAGAATCTGGTCCAAGGGGAGAGCAGCGTTCTCGAGCGCGGCGAAGACCGTCCGGCGAGTCCTGGCCAGGACATCCGCAACGCTGTCCCTCGCCTCGTGGCGGAACCGGATCGGCACGGTGTTGGAGAAGATCCCCAAGGTCTGTGCGTACTTCTCCGGGCGTGCCGTTACCGGGCTGCCGATCAGCACGTCACCGGTCGAGCAGGCGCGGCTCAGAGCCAGCCCGAACGCGCTGCAGGCGATGACGAACGGCGTCGTTCGATGACGTGTCGCGGCCCGCTGCAGGCTCTCAGCGGCCGCGCCGTCCAGGTGAAACACATGTTGAGCGCCCGTGAACGGATCGATGGCCGCCCTGTTGACCTGCTGATACGGCAGCTCCAACGGCGAGGCTTCGCGCAGTTGCCGGCGCCAGAAACCGCGCTCGGCCGCGTGCTCCCCGCCGGCCGCCTCCTCCAGGGCGTACTCGGCGTACGAGGGAACCTGCTCCGGCAGCCGGCTGCCCGGGTCCTCATAGAGAGCCGACAGCTCCGCGCCGAAGATCTGCGCGGACACCTCGTCCACGATCGCGTGGTGGAAGGTGACTCCCAGGGCGTGCCGGGTCGGGTCGGAGGGATCGTGGACGATCACGATGCGCCACAGCGGCCCGGCAGCAAGGTCGAAGCGTCGCTTGGCGTGCCGGATCGCACGGTCCACAGGATCGGCGCCGGACTCCTCGACGAACTCGTAGGCCTGCGCGGCCTCGGCCCTGTCGCCGATGCGCTGCCACACCTCGCCATCCCGTTCGTGCAGAGTGGTGCGCAACAAGCAGTGCCGACCGGCCAGAGTCGTCGCGCACCACCGGAGGCGATCGATCTTCAGGTCACCACGGAGTAGCAGCACCGTCGGCACGTTGTAGGCATGACCGGCGGCGAGCGCGTTGAGTACGAACATGCCGCGCTGCGTGGCGCTGGCGGGCACCCAGTGCCCGGTCGACTGGACGCCCATCACACCGCGATGGTGACGTTCGCGTCCGTGAGCCAGTAGTGGAGCTGGATGACAGCCTCAATGCTGGTCCGTGTGACCCCGAGACGCAGTCCGCCGGACGGCTCGTGGAGTACCGCCTTCAGCCGATCGGCATCGAGCAGCGGCAGCACCGGGCTACCGCCGTCCGCGAGGGCGGCGAGCTGCTGTGTCAGGCGGGCGCGGTAGGCCGGGTCCTGCGCCACCGGATAGGGCGACTTGGGTCGCTGTAGAGCCGACGGCGGCAACAAGCCCGCTGCGGCGCGGCGCAGCAGGGTCTTACTCTCGCCGTTCTCGCTCTTGTGCGACCACGGCACGCTGTAGACGTACTCGACCAGCTCGTGGTCCACGAAGGGCACCCGCCCCTCGAGCGCGGCGACCGCTCCGCCCAAACGGTCCCGGCGGTCCAGGACGACTCGCAGATACCGCGTCAGAGCCAGGTAGGTGAGCTGCCGCATACGCTTCTCCTGCGGCGACTCGGCACCGGACAGCGGTGTCTCCCGCAGCGCGTCCACATACCGGTCGCGGGTGTACTCGTCGAGATGGAGCTTGCCGACGAGGTCGCGATCCAGCAGGCCGCTCAACATCTCGGTGCCCTGTGAGGCGACCAGCCAGGGGAAGCTGTCACCGCTGCTGTAGTAGGCGTCATGAAACCAGATGTAGCCACCGAACAGTTCATCGGCGCCGTCGCCGGCCAGCGTCACCGTCGCCATGGGTCGGATCTTGGTCGACAGGTCGAACAGGGAGGTATACATGTCGAGCCCGACGACCGGGCGCTCCATGGCGTGCACGACGGCCCGCTGCCGATCCTCCAGCGCCAGATCCGCAGCGGTCAGCAGGAACTCGGTGTGGTCGGTGCCGAGCAGCTCCGCCACCCGCTTGGCGTGTGTCGAGTCAGGGTCGGCGTGCACCTCATCCGGCCGGAACGAGGCCAGATGGTAGGCGTATTCCATGGACACGGTCTTGAGCGCCCGGCCGGTTGGTGAGCCGCCACGGCTGGCGAGCGCGGTGATGATGCTGGAGTCCAGACCACCAGAGAGCAGCGAGCACAACGGCACGTCGGAGACCAGTTGTCGCGCTACGGTGTCTGCGAGGATCTCCTTCACCCGTTCGACGGTCGTCTGCTCATCGTCGGTGTGCTCCCGCACCGGCACATCCCAGTAGCGGGTCACCTTCAGGCCCTGACGACTGAAACAGACCACCTCGCCGGGAGCGACCTCCCGAACGTCGCGGAAGGGCGACCTGCCGGGCGTGGGGGTGAATCCGAGCACCTCCGCCATGCCGTCCGCGTCCACGACCGGATCGACCAGTCCGCTGGCGAAGATGGCCTTCGTCTCGGACCCGAACACGAACTCGCCGTCGTGCGTGGTGCTGTAGAACAGCGGGTAGATGCCGAATCGGTCCCTGATGAGGACGAGTTTCTCAGTGATGTCGTCCCATACCGCGAAGGCGAACATGCCGCGGAGGCGCTCCGCGCATGCGGGCCCCCACTCCTGGTAGGAGCGCAGGACGACCTCGGTATCGCTCTGGGTCTCGAACCGGTGCCCACGCGCCCGGAGCTCGTCACGCAGCGCAACGAAGTTGAAGATCTCACCGGTGTAGGCGAGTACGCACTGAGTTCGCCCGTCCTCGTACGCGATCATCGGCTGCCCGCCGCCCGCGATATCGATCACGGCGCGCCGCTGAAAGGCCAGGAAGACGTGGTCGCGCAGCCACAAACCGTCCGAGTCCGGCCCACGGTGTTCGAGCGTCTTGCCCATGCGATCGGCCAGATCATGTTCCTGGGACAGATCGCGCGTGAAGTTGCAGATGCCTGCGATGCCGCACATTGATCTAGAACTCCCCCGTGTGATATGCGTACGCCTTGACGGCCAGTCAGGCAGTCGCGGCTTGCTCCGCCAGAAGCTCTCGCAGCGACTCGGTGAACTCCTGCGCGTTGTCGACCTCGAAAATCTCCACCAGCGGGATCGAGATGCCGAGCTCTTTGCGGAGGTCCGCGATGAATCGGGTGGCCACGAGCGAGTCCAGACCGTGTTCCACGAGATTGTCGGTGACGGTCAGCTCGTCGGACTGCAACGCCTTGCGCAGCAGCCTCATGACGATCTCTTCGAGATCCTGCTGGGAATCGGTCACGGTCACATGCACCTCAGAGTTCGAGACGGGTGGCGGCATAGCGGCCCAAGCCGGCCGGTACGCCGCGAACAATGATCATGCTTCCATTGGACACTAAGAGGATGATGGATGTCCGTCAACCACAAAGCGGCGCCGTGAATCCAGATCCTTCATCCGATCCGCATCGATGATAGGCCATACTGACCCCCGGTCATTGCCCCTCATGGATGAAGCGGGCGGGGATTCCCTGGGACCACTGCGGGTGTGGTGTTGTCCACTGGCTCGCACCCCTCCGGAGGCGACCGGAGGATGTACAGTATCGTCCCCACCCCAGCACCGATCGAGTGGCTTGTCCACGGTCGGCGCCGATTGCCATGTCCAGTATGGTCGCCCGGAGCCGATTGCACCTGGGGGTGGCGTGTTGGGCGGCAGCTGGACGGCGGGTGAGGCATCGCCGGCGAGGGTCGGAACCCGGGCGCGACTCGACATCACCCGTCCTGTCGGGCCGTCAGATCACCTTCTCGTCTGCCTGCCTCCGGCGGGTGCGGGCGCCGCCCTGTTTCGTCCATGGGCCCGAAAAGTACCGGAGCGCCTGATCGTGGCGGGTGTGGATCTACCCGGACGAGGTTCTCTGCGCGGTGAGCCGTTGCGACCCGTCGGCGACTGGACGAGCCTGGTCCGTGACATCGTGACGAGCATCAGCACTGTCGACTGCGCTTCGGTAATCCTTTTCGGACACAGCATGGGTGCGTTGACCGCATTCCTGGTGGCGCGGGGACTCGAGGCGGCGGGCCGGCCCAGCAGCCATGTCTTCCTGTCCGCCGGCCGTCCGCCGAACCGGCCGGCGCTGCACGGTCACCTCGCGTCCGCTACCCCCGCCGAGCTGGTGGCCGCCGAACTGCTGCCGCCGGGAGTTCTGGAGCACGTCGACCTGGTCGATCTCCTCGTGCCGCTGCTGCGCCACGACCTCGAACTGCTCGGCCGCTACGAGCACCAGGACCTGACACTCTCCAGCCCGGTCACGCTGATCGCGGGTGAGCACGACGCCGTGACGACGGTGGAAGAGGTACAGGGCTGGCACGAGGTGCTCACCGGCGACGTCGGGTTCGTGAAACTGCCCGAGGGGCACGCCCTGTCCGACCGGCTGCGTGCCGAGGTGGTGAGAAGAATCCAGGATGGGTGGCTGTGACGACGGGCCGAGCGCCCCGTTTCGGAGTCGAATCGACGTTTGGCGTGGGGGAGACAATTGGTTGTCATGACGCAGGTTCGGTCGCTGCGGGACATTCCGGAGGACGACTGGAACGAGCTGACCGAATCGCAATCGGCCTTCAGCTGTCAACCCTGGCTGCGGTTCGTTGAGGAACGTGTCCGGCTTCGCTGCAGCTATCTGCTGTGGCACCACGAAGGGCGGCTGGCCGCCGCGCTGCCGCTCTACCGAGGGCCCCTGCGCAACACCGGCCAGACTTTCAGCCTGCCGGCCCTTCTGCAGGACCAGGCAACCGCGGTAGAGGGATCACCGGCGGACGGCACGGTCATCCTGCTCGGCGCGGCATACGGCTACCACAACGACGGCCTGCTCCTCGCCTCGTGGTTGGGACCGGACGATCGCGCGGCCGTCGGTGCGTCGCTCAGCGGATTCCTGCGCGAGTCCGTGGAGGCCCGGGATGTCGTGGGCGCCTTCCTCATGAACGTCGATCGGGGCACGATCGACGCGCTCGCCCGCGCCGGCTTCGCAACGCACGTTCCGGCGGCCGTCCTGAACGTCACCGCACGACTGGACGTCGTCGGCGATGACTTCGACGGCTATGTGGCGCACCTGCCGCACAGTCGGCGGCCTGACGTAAGGCGTGAGCGGAGGATGTTCGCCCAGGCCGGTCTGACGTGCACTGTGTCCACCGGGCCGGAGCCACTCGCCGACATCGCGGTGCTGGCCGAGGAGACCTACCGACGCCATGGCTACCCACCATCGCCTCCAGCGGAGTTCCAGGCGATGCTGGAGGCGTTGCAGGCGCGGTTCGGTGAGCGATGCGTCCACTTCCTCGTGCACGACACAACGGGCGCGTTGACCGCGGCCTCGACGGGGTTCGTCCAGAACGACACGCTCGTCATACCCTGGTTCGGTGTGCGGGCGGAAGCCGACCGCGCCGGGGCGCCCTACTTCAACACCTGCTTCTACGAGCCGCTGCGCTACGCGCAGGAGCACGGGCTCAAGAAGGTGGATCTCGGTATCGAGGCACTGAGCGCCAAGGTGTTGCGAGGTTGCTCCCTGTCCGTGAAGTACGGTGTCACGGTGACCGCTGCGGATCGTGCGGCGGCGTGGGAAGACGCGATCCTGACATTCAACCGCCGGCAACGAGAGCTTCTTGGCGAACGTGCCGGTGCCGCCGCCCGAAAGGTGGTCGCCACCTTGCTCGCTGGTGACGGCGTGGAGCCGCGTGAGGATCGCGTGGAGGCCACCTGACCTCCGGCCGAAACAGGTGCACCGTCGAGGCAGCGTTGCGCTGCTTCGACGATCGGATCGCATGAGGATACAGGCCGCAGAATTCCTGTGGCCCTGCCGCGAGAGCCGAGGAGAGCGCGAGGGCGAATAGCCACATCCGCTGTCCCGACTCAGGGCGTAGCGGGCAACCCGGCGCGGCACAGTTCAAGAGCGTCTCGAGCACCGCGCAGGGCTGCGATCACATTCGGCGAGGGTCGCACGTGCACTTCAGGAAAGTCGAGACCAACCGCCCCGTCGGTGATCGGATAGGCCAGTTGCTCACGCCCCAGCCGGAACTGGGCGTCGATGCCGGCGCGGTTGCCGCGCGGGTCCTGGCGATGCCAGCGGCCTGCAAGGTACACGGCGACGAGGCCGTGCAGAAAGGGCTCTCCCCCGTCGGTCAGCTGTTGGTAGCACAACCCGGCCGGAACGCCGGCGGCCCGGGCCACGGCCACCAGCAGGTGGGACTTGGCATAGCAGAGGCCGACGCCGGCGCTGAGCACCTCGCCGGCGGTGACAGTGATCCGCGGATCCTGGGCGTCCACGGAATGCCGGATCCGGTCGCGAACCCATTCGTAGGCGGCCCGCATGACGTCGACGTCGTCCGGATGCGCCGCGCGCAGTTCACCAGCTAACGCCCGCACCGCCGGATGGTCCACCTCGATGACCAAGTCACCGCCCAGGTACTCCATCGGCTCGCCCGCGACCAGTTGCATAGCTGTCCCTTTCCCCGCCGCCCGTCCAGTCGGGTTCGAGGCTGCACCATGGCGCCACGACCCATCGCGTTACGGTCACGGCGCTAGCGTCTCGTGTCACCCTCATTCCCGGACACAGGTGCGGCAACGCCTACCGCTCGGCCGTTTGTCGCGGACGACCCATGACGACCTTGAAGACTGTACGGCGATCCGTTGGCCGTCTGGCGCCCGTGGGCCGCCGATCTCCGCGGCCACTCGATCGAGGCCGGCCACCACGTCGCCGAGGAGAACCCCGTCGACCTGACCGCAGCGCTATACGATTTTCTGTCCTGAGCCTCCCGCCCCGCACGCCACGACCCCGGTCCTATCCAGAACACACGTGCCGCCGGCCACGTCGACCTGATCGCCGCGTATCGGTGTTCGCCCGACGACGAGGACCGCGTCGTCGGCGAGGTCAGCGGCCCGGAGTTCCGTGCGGATCTTCCTAAGGGAAACCGTGGCACTGCCCCATGTGGTGACTTGGGGCGCGTCCAGTGCGGCACGTCGTCCTTCGATGAGATCGCGGGCGCATCCGACGCTCCTACCAGCCGTTGACAGAAGAAGTGCACCTGTCGTTCGCTGAATGCCACAGCCCCGGCCTGCCGGTGCCTGCAGGAGCCGGGAGACCAGGATGATCAGCCAGAAAGCGCCCCAGGTTCGCCTCGCGACGTTGGTAGTGATGGGCGTGCTGCTGCTCAACGGGTGCGCGAGGCAGGGCCACCGGGAGGCGGCAGACCCCAAGCCGCCGGTGACGGGCAACACGAGGGCCACCGTACCGCTGGCGCCGGAGATGTTGATCGGATCCTGGACGCTCGTCGACGTTGCCGATCCCGGCGCGGGCACGATCTTGCGCCTTGCTGGCGGTGAGCTGCACCTGATCGGCAGCCGCTGCGGCACCTTGGGCGGGTCCTGGTCGGCCAATGACGAAGGCGTTTTCCTCGCTGACGTCTGGTCGGCTTCCGCCGCCGTCATCGAAAGCACTCCTGGCTGTGAGAAGGCCAGTCAAGAGACACCCGGGTGGCTGCGGAGCGTGACCGCCTACCAGTTCGACGCGGCGGGGTTGCCCGTCCTTCTGGACGGACGAGGGCAAACGGTCGCCCGGCTGATCCCCGGAGCGACGCCGACTCCCGAGCCCGACAAAGCCGACTCCGTGCTGGAGCCACCGGTGGTCACCGACGAAGCGCGACGGGCCCTGGCATCAGCCGTCGCATTACCGGCGACGCTCGTTCCCGCCGACCAGCGCCAGCCGATAGGCCGTTGGGCGCCCAAGAACGGACACAAGGCGGC
This window harbors:
- a CDS encoding GNAT family N-acetyltransferase, whose amino-acid sequence is MTQVRSLRDIPEDDWNELTESQSAFSCQPWLRFVEERVRLRCSYLLWHHEGRLAAALPLYRGPLRNTGQTFSLPALLQDQATAVEGSPADGTVILLGAAYGYHNDGLLLASWLGPDDRAAVGASLSGFLRESVEARDVVGAFLMNVDRGTIDALARAGFATHVPAAVLNVTARLDVVGDDFDGYVAHLPHSRRPDVRRERRMFAQAGLTCTVSTGPEPLADIAVLAEETYRRHGYPPSPPAEFQAMLEALQARFGERCVHFLVHDTTGALTAASTGFVQNDTLVIPWFGVRAEADRAGAPYFNTCFYEPLRYAQEHGLKKVDLGIEALSAKVLRGCSLSVKYGVTVTAADRAAAWEDAILTFNRRQRELLGERAGAAARKVVATLLAGDGVEPREDRVEAT
- a CDS encoding acyl carrier protein produces the protein MTDSQQDLEEIVMRLLRKALQSDELTVTDNLVEHGLDSLVATRFIADLRKELGISIPLVEIFEVDNAQEFTESLRELLAEQAATA
- a CDS encoding transglutaminase family protein — translated: MQLVAGEPMEYLGGDLVIEVDHPAVRALAGELRAAHPDDVDVMRAAYEWVRDRIRHSVDAQDPRITVTAGEVLSAGVGLCYAKSHLLVAVARAAGVPAGLCYQQLTDGGEPFLHGLVAVYLAGRWHRQDPRGNRAGIDAQFRLGREQLAYPITDGAVGLDFPEVHVRPSPNVIAALRGARDALELCRAGLPATP
- a CDS encoding alpha/beta fold hydrolase, with product MDEAGGDSLGPLRVWCCPLARTPPEATGGCTVSSPPQHRSSGLSTVGADCHVQYGRPEPIAPGGGVLGGSWTAGEASPARVGTRARLDITRPVGPSDHLLVCLPPAGAGAALFRPWARKVPERLIVAGVDLPGRGSLRGEPLRPVGDWTSLVRDIVTSISTVDCASVILFGHSMGALTAFLVARGLEAAGRPSSHVFLSAGRPPNRPALHGHLASATPAELVAAELLPPGVLEHVDLVDLLVPLLRHDLELLGRYEHQDLTLSSPVTLIAGEHDAVTTVEEVQGWHEVLTGDVGFVKLPEGHALSDRLRAEVVRRIQDGWL
- a CDS encoding META domain-containing protein, which gives rise to MISQKAPQVRLATLVVMGVLLLNGCARQGHREAADPKPPVTGNTRATVPLAPEMLIGSWTLVDVADPGAGTILRLAGGELHLIGSRCGTLGGSWSANDEGVFLADVWSASAAVIESTPGCEKASQETPGWLRSVTAYQFDAAGLPVLLDGRGQTVARLIPGATPTPEPDKADSVLEPPVVTDEARRALASAVALPATLVPADQRQPIGRWAPKNGHKAAYLEFTADGEWHGSNGCNDQSGRWITAAGGTLLATARAATLAFCTDSVPIEQWVTTARRAGFDGKALVLLNAHGDETGRLRPSN
- a CDS encoding amino acid adenylation domain-containing protein; the protein is MGVQSTGHWVPASATQRGMFVLNALAAGHAYNVPTVLLLRGDLKIDRLRWCATTLAGRHCLLRTTLHERDGEVWQRIGDRAEAAQAYEFVEESGADPVDRAIRHAKRRFDLAAGPLWRIVIVHDPSDPTRHALGVTFHHAIVDEVSAQIFGAELSALYEDPGSRLPEQVPSYAEYALEEAAGGEHAAERGFWRRQLREASPLELPYQQVNRAAIDPFTGAQHVFHLDGAAAESLQRAATRHRTTPFVIACSAFGLALSRACSTGDVLIGSPVTARPEKYAQTLGIFSNTVPIRFRHEARDSVADVLARTRRTVFAALENAALPLDQILSVARLSQLPTAVPALQVAMFYNRTEFSGDWRFSGLSARPAEFGWDATGFDLSLNVARQGHGYRCDLTYNPLLLEATPIRTLAGLFRRALAHLCSAGAGDLAEAPHRDSDVTPERQAAVPAPVESGRSSLATVPARFGDLVERFPERTAVETRTSAVTYAEFHRLARARAATLRGAGAGPGAVVGVCLQRDVELPLAVMAIWLSGAAALLLEPAEPPRRRAELLARAGAQFLVQDGPTVAAEVAATGVRLVDLRDGPTAPGRLPAQKLDDAAMVIFTSGSSGAPKGVVLTHANLADHVEHQLGPLLRMHDAGRPHRVAGVAAVSFDIFLSHLLASFALGNTLVLLSDQQRGSPSALVELNEDPATALTFYETTPRLMAVLVEAGLLGSAVPPSLVVIGGEVPSRTLWDSLAASSVPAYNTYGPTECTIDCTIGSVRELATPSTIGRAYGRNRIYLLNRAGLPVPPGFIGEICVSGPGVADGYLEADPADAQRFRTLPFAPGQRAYLTGDLARRQDGGALEFLGRRDDQVKIRGYRIELGEVEAALEAHPLVHSASVVVLDGVSLAALLVPEGPQPETDEATLLDIVAERLPAFMVPKWIRWATDLPQLPSGKADRSAVASMLRLRLAEDGTPPATMAPLTAEEQTVADCMRGVLGDRHINAATDFFDSGGNSILALTLLVRLEQATGVRLPLAHLIRHPTPAGVARLLRDAAVAEPGTPTLLRSGDPRQPAVLLVAPPTGTMLAYRDLVAALPAGGSVFGLPWPAGPATPTLNDALRLVAGHLLETVAAPGWTVVGWSLACAGAHTLARLLHAGDERSVSLVLLDGRALDSADRQHLSELRRRAVSAGELAHSIGPEPRMGELLGSLGVGPAVIETIEPDEVRRMLPVWAQGLQQLASHDLGHHHGPALLLCAEDAGPGGLSAAEMAQTWRARTPAVVAMTTPGDHFSMLKGELAQRTASRISEWLVQVTAGGVAAR
- the asnB gene encoding asparagine synthase (glutamine-hydrolyzing), which produces MCGIAGICNFTRDLSQEHDLADRMGKTLEHRGPDSDGLWLRDHVFLAFQRRAVIDIAGGGQPMIAYEDGRTQCVLAYTGEIFNFVALRDELRARGHRFETQSDTEVVLRSYQEWGPACAERLRGMFAFAVWDDITEKLVLIRDRFGIYPLFYSTTHDGEFVFGSETKAIFASGLVDPVVDADGMAEVLGFTPTPGRSPFRDVREVAPGEVVCFSRQGLKVTRYWDVPVREHTDDEQTTVERVKEILADTVARQLVSDVPLCSLLSGGLDSSIITALASRGGSPTGRALKTVSMEYAYHLASFRPDEVHADPDSTHAKRVAELLGTDHTEFLLTAADLALEDRQRAVVHAMERPVVGLDMYTSLFDLSTKIRPMATVTLAGDGADELFGGYIWFHDAYYSSGDSFPWLVASQGTEMLSGLLDRDLVGKLHLDEYTRDRYVDALRETPLSGAESPQEKRMRQLTYLALTRYLRVVLDRRDRLGGAVAALEGRVPFVDHELVEYVYSVPWSHKSENGESKTLLRRAAAGLLPPSALQRPKSPYPVAQDPAYRARLTQQLAALADGGSPVLPLLDADRLKAVLHEPSGGLRLGVTRTSIEAVIQLHYWLTDANVTIAV